A segment of the Bacteriovorax sp. Seq25_V genome:
GTCGCCTTTGAAAATCATTGGAAAGAAGAAAAGATTTTTGCGGAGATTAGAAAGACTAATAACGAATGCAAAAATTCATAATATCCCAGTCATCGGATGGACGGTTAATAAGAAAGAAAAATTAAAAGATCTTTTAAATTATGATCTGGACTTTCTCTTAACAGACAGAGTGAAGCCAATTAATTAGTTGAGCACTGGTACAGTGATTTCAGTGTTGTTGATTCGATCTCTGGAACTTTGCCCTTGTATTGATAGAGATTTTTTGTAATACCAATTGGGGTTCCATCTTTTTTTGCAAATAGTTTCCAGTTACCAATGAAGTTTACTGCTTGAAAATCAAATTGGCCTAAGTCTAGTCTTGTAGCAGAATAATATTTATTAGAATCAATCGTAATTTTAAGGTCATGTTTTGTAGAGACAATACTCGAAGGAATAAAGACTTTTACATCTTGAATATCATTAGCACTCATGGCCGGTAGAATGGCAAGAACTTTCGAATTAACTTTTACTGCCACACTCTCGACATCAACATCAGAAGTTCTAGTTATCTTAACTTCATATACAGACGTTTCTTGCTCGCACATTCTATTTTCACTAAACAGAGAGAGGATACTTGGAGTTGAGTAGATGAAACCATCCTTTTTTCTGTTTTTTTTGTAAATACCAAGTGATTTTGCTGAGTTTTTTATTGATTGGCGAAGACCTTTTCTCGCGTCAATTTTCTTATCAAAAGAATGAGTAATTAAATTAGGGTTTGAGTTGTAGTCACCATTTTCTTTAAATGTTTGAAGAAGTGACTTGGCATTACAGCCAATTAACCCAAGATATCTCATATTTGGATGGACGCTTCTAAAAAGATCTTTAACATCATTTCCAAAGTAGTCGACAACGGCAGCATCATTCGTGATTCCATTTGCTAGCTGGGACTCTGCTTTTGCATGAGAAACCCAAAAAAGAGCAATGTTATCTGGGTTGTGAAGTTCTTCCCATAGTGTCTGCTGGTCAACTTTTTCTTTGATTATGATTTCATAACCCGACTTCTTAAAACTTTTGTGAAAGATTTTTTCGAGGGAATCTTCTATTTTCCAGTCTTTACTGTGGTACCAAATTTTTGGAGTTTCGACCGAAGAAAGTAAAACAACTCTAGCCGCAAAAACGTTCAACGAGAGTAGGAAAAATAGAAGTATAGATATAAATTTCATACACACAATATAACAGACTTGGAAATAAAGATGTGGTAACCTGTAATTTTTACAGATTACCAAGAGTAATTTTATTTTTGAGCAACAAGTGCTTTCATGACATTGAAAGTCTCTGGTGAAAGAGAGGACTCGTATTCTTCCCAGATTTGAGATGCTTCTTCAGTCGTTGTTGTTTCATTAACCATTGAAATAACTTCAGAAAGAATTGCATTAGCCTCTTCGATTTCTGAATTAAATATTAAAACTTCGAATTTCTTAAGGCCAAGTTCTTGTGCTTTACTAGGATCAATCGTATTGAACTCGATTTTTCCAGTTCCTTCGTCAAGAATTACAAGACCAATTGAAACCCCAAGAAATAGTGGTCCAAGGCATTCACCGCTATCACAACTACCCATATAGAATAAAGATCCAAGTGTTCCGGCACCTACAGATGCGAGACCTGCAAGAGCGATTTTCCCACCAACAACAGGATTAAAAAGGGCAGTGAAAGCACCAATAGCAGCATGTGAAGATTGAAGTGGAACGAGTGTAATCATTAAAGACATAATAGATGCCTTAAAAAGTTTTTTCATAGATTCCCCCAGATGAAAATACTGATAAGTTTTGTCGACTATAGTAAATAAGAAAGATCTATCAAAGGGGTCGTGTAAAAAATTCACCTTCCTAAATAACTAAAAATATTAAATTAATTATTTGGTTAATCCGATTCGTAAGGAAATACAAACGTTGGAGATTACATGAATATTTGTTTTATTCTAGACCCTTGGGCGGACTTAAACCCTGAAATTGATTCATCACTGAGAGTTATCCATGAAGCAGCCCTGAGAGGACACAAGGTTGCTATTTTTCAACCCAAAAACCTAACGATTAGAGAGAATGAAACTTATGCTTTTGCAAACATTCTGACAAGAATGGATAAAGTTCCAGAGAGTATCCCGGCGTTTTATAAGAAGGCAAAGTTTAGGAAGCAGATGGTTCCTCTAAAAGGCTTTGATGCAGTCTTTTTACGAAAAGATCCGCCAATTGATAACTTAATGCTTAACTTTCTTGACTCTGTTAAAGATGACACTTTTATTATTAATAGTGTTGATGGTCTTCGAAAAGCTAATAATAAGATCTATGTGACTTCTTTCGAAGAAGCTGCAGATTATATACCTGAGACATATGTATCAAAGGATATTGATTACCTTGAACAAGTCATTAATGACTGTAAAAAAGATAAAATGATTTTAAAGCCACTTGATGGTTTTGGTGGACACGGAGTTATTGTTCTCGAAACAAAAGCGAAACAGAATATTAGATCACTTCTTGAGTTTTACATTAGTGGATCAGGTTCGAAAAATTACGTAATCCTTCAAGAATATATTGAAGGTGCTGATAAAGGTGACGTAAGAGTACTTATGCTTAATGGGGAACCGATTGGTGCGATGAAGAGAATTCCAAAAGAGGGAGATGCTCGCTCAAATGTTCATGCTGGTGGGACAGCAAGAAAACATGTCATGACTAAAACAGAGTTGGAGATTTGTCGTTGCATTGGAGCGAAACTTGTTCATGATGGAATATATTTTGCGGGCCTTGATATAATCAATGGCAAGCTTTTAGAAATCAATGTACTATCACCTGGTGGAATTACAAGGATTAATAAATTTAACAAAACCAAATTACAAAAACGTATTCTCGACTTTGTCGAACTTGTACATAAGAGAAGAGAGAATGCCGTTAACCGTAAGATTAATTTTAGGAAAGTAATCGAAGATGCTTAAACTACCAATTGATGAGATTATCAGACGTATTAACGAGGAAGAAGTATTTAGCTGTATTGCTTTAGATGGGTCATTCTCACTATATATAAGTGAGTATGTTCCATATATTTGCGCAGCGATACATGATGGTGGGAACCTAAGACATAGTCTAAGAAGTCGTTGCCTCTTAACTAAAAGTGACCGTTGGTATGAGGAAGATCCACTAACGGCCAGTTTTATTTCTTCTCTTCCAATTCGTATTATCGGGAACGATTCTCGTTATGAGTATGATTTAAATCGCGGGCCGGTAGACTGCGTTTATAAAGAAGCGTGGGGGAAAAAGATTTGGTCGGAAGATCTTGAAGAGGAAGATATTGAAGAATCACTTGAGAAGCATAGAAACTTTTATCGTGTGGTAGATGCTCTTGTTGGTAAAATTCAGAAAAAGTTTAAGTCTTGTGTCGTGTATGATATCCACTCTTATAATTACAAGCGTATCACAAATGTAGAACCACCTATGTTCAATGTCGGTACCGCAAATGTTGACAAGAAATATAGAAAATTTGTAGATGACTGGCTCAAAAGACTCTCAAAACTAAAATCTGATTACTTTGTAAATCAAACAGCTGAAAACCTTGTTTTTCAGGGACACGGTTATTTTTTAAAACATATTACTCAAAAATTTAAAAATACTCTGGTTTATGCAACAGAGATTAGAAAGAGTTATTGTAATGAAGACACAGGAGATATCTTTCCTGAAGTCGTAAATGACCTTAAGTCTGGTTTACGACGTGCTATTCTAGATAATGCAAAACTCTTTATTGAAGAAAAATGTAATATCTCGGTAAATAAAAGATCACATCTTTTAACTTCAAATATCGAGCCTGTTGCTCTATCTGTAGATGCGCAGATCAGCAAAATACTAAAGTCATTTGATTTTCTTTCTTTTATTAACCCAAGTAATCTTGAGGCAGAGAAGAAAAAATTTTTCGCGTCAAAATTTAAAAAGAATCCTGAGTTCTCTTATAAGCCTTTGAAGGTTGATGTTGCTAAGTTCAAAAAGAGTCTCTATGAAGTACCAGTTGATAGTATTCATGACCTTACTTTGCAAAAAATTTATCGCT
Coding sequences within it:
- the gshB gene encoding glutathione synthase; the protein is MNICFILDPWADLNPEIDSSLRVIHEAALRGHKVAIFQPKNLTIRENETYAFANILTRMDKVPESIPAFYKKAKFRKQMVPLKGFDAVFLRKDPPIDNLMLNFLDSVKDDTFIINSVDGLRKANNKIYVTSFEEAADYIPETYVSKDIDYLEQVINDCKKDKMILKPLDGFGGHGVIVLETKAKQNIRSLLEFYISGSGSKNYVILQEYIEGADKGDVRVLMLNGEPIGAMKRIPKEGDARSNVHAGGTARKHVMTKTELEICRCIGAKLVHDGIYFAGLDIINGKLLEINVLSPGGITRINKFNKTKLQKRILDFVELVHKRRENAVNRKINFRKVIEDA
- a CDS encoding flavohemoglobin expression-modulating QEGLA motif protein; protein product: MLKLPIDEIIRRINEEEVFSCIALDGSFSLYISEYVPYICAAIHDGGNLRHSLRSRCLLTKSDRWYEEDPLTASFISSLPIRIIGNDSRYEYDLNRGPVDCVYKEAWGKKIWSEDLEEEDIEESLEKHRNFYRVVDALVGKIQKKFKSCVVYDIHSYNYKRITNVEPPMFNVGTANVDKKYRKFVDDWLKRLSKLKSDYFVNQTAENLVFQGHGYFLKHITQKFKNTLVYATEIRKSYCNEDTGDIFPEVVNDLKSGLRRAILDNAKLFIEEKCNISVNKRSHLLTSNIEPVALSVDAQISKILKSFDFLSFINPSNLEAEKKKFFASKFKKNPEFSYKPLKVDVAKFKKSLYEVPVDSIHDLTLQKIYRSVIEGYCDQIELLAYRGDIKFKYMSLKYFGEPHEGDLTLAKYFLDSPDRENISPLCNDEKAVTVLRNEMKSYGFVGKVDLTRNIPSIAAFSPTKKTLKVKKGIKIKKNFLEALCHHEIGVHMLTTENAQRQPLRIFESGLPVSTLTQEGLAIASEYCAGLLTIERLKDLSLRVVAVDHMLKVYDFKETFNFVVERYKMDEEKAFYLTARVYRGGGFTKDYLYLRGFRKIKKMIDSGKDITPLLIGKTSYHFYNEIRELLDRGILNKPEFITRSFQETPIKNDDVLEYLLTSF